CTGGCCGGGCGATGGCGGCTTGGGTACGGGGGCGAACAGAACGCCTCGCTCACGGTACAAAGGGCACGAGGTGCTGACCCCCTGACCCGGTTTTTGCATGGGGCGGGGAGGACGGCAAGCCCGCATACTCAGGTTCGGCAACTCATGACGCTTTCGACCGTGCTCCTCGTGGAGGACAACGAGGACAATCGTACCATTTACACTACCATCCTCCGCCACGTCGGGCACGACGTCATCGAGGCGTCCAACGGTGAAGACGGCATTCGCCTGGCGCTGGAGCGACAGCCCAACGTGATCCTGATGGACGTGGCGATGCCGGGAATCGACGGGTGGGAAGCCACTCGCCGGCTGAAGGGAGATCCGCAGACGGCGCGCATTCCCGTAATCGCGCTCACCGCCCACGCCATGGCCGAAGACCGCCAGCGCGCGGTGGATGCCGGCTGCGAAGGCTACCTCGCCAAGCCCATCGAGCCGCGGCGCGTGGTCGAAGAAGTCGCCCGCATGCTGGCGCGCATCGCCGCCGCCGAGTAGGGCGGACGCCACCCGCCACCGATCGAACGATCGCAGCCCTCCTCGCTCTAGCGGGGAGGGCTGTTCGTCGTCACGTCCTCGCGGGCGGCCCGACCCGCCGCACTCACGCACTCACACACTCACGCACTTTCGCACTCCCCCTCCGCGCGATACCCTGCACGCTCATCGAGCCCCGAACCGAGACGAAGAAGGAGAGAACCGCGAATGGAGGTGTTCACCCAGCAATGGTGCACGGCGTGCTGCGAGCGGCTGAACGCCCGTGAGGCGTACCGCGAAGCCGCCGCGGAATGGGAAGGTTCCGTGGTGCTGCTGATGACGGCCGATCCCGCGCAGGGCATCGACGCGAGCCGTGCCGTGTTCATCGACCTGCACCACGGCGCCTGCCGCGGCAGCCGCGTGGCTACGAACGCGGACCTCGCCTCCGCCGCCTACGTGTTCCAGGCGGGCCCCGCGGCGTGGAAGCGCCTGCTGTCGGGCGCCGACCCGGTTGCCACCGCCATGACCGGCGCACTGAAGCTGGCCCGCGGCAACCTCTTCGCCCTGGCCAGGTACGCCGCCGCCGCCCGCGAGATGGTGGCCGCCGCCGGAGAGGCGGGCGGCACCTTTCCCCCGCCCCGCGGCTGACCCCGGCTTCACGCCCGATGAGCCTGAACCGAAGAGACCTGTTCCGCCTGCCCCTGGCGCGCCTGTCCGCCGCCGTGGCCGACGAGCCCCTGCAGCGCCCGCGCCCGGCGCCGGGGTCCGAGCCGGGGCTGCTGATGTCGCACCCCGAGGCCGCGCCCCCCCGGGTGAGGGTGATCGCCTACGGCCCGCTGGAGATCACCGAGTGCGAGGTAGACGACCTGGCGCTGCTGGAAACGATGGCGGGGCGGTGGCCCGTGCTGTGGGTGAACGTGGACGGCGTGGCGCACGCCCCCACCCTTCAGCGCATCGGCGACATCTTCGGCCTTCACCGGTTGGCGCTGGAAGACCTGGGCGAGCAGGCGCAGCGCCCCAAGGCCGAGGCGTACGACGACCACCTGTTCGTCATCACGCGAATGGCCCGGCTGACCCCCGCGCTGGACCTGGAGCAAATCGCCGTATTCCTGGGCGCCGACTTCGTTCTCACCTTCCAGGAGCGGCCCGGCGACGTGCTGGACCCGCTCCGCCAGCGCATCCGCAACGGCCACGGGCGGCTGCGGCGCGCCGGGGCGGATTACCTGGCGTACGCGGTGATCGACTCCATCGTGGATCACTACTTTCCCGTCACCGAAAGCTACGCCGACCGGCTGGACGACATCGAGGACGAGGTGGTGGGCCGGCCCACGCGCGACACCATGAACCGGCTGCACCTGGTGAAGCGCGACATGATGGCGCTGCGGCGCGCCGTCTGGCCCATGCGCGACGCGCTGAGCACGCTGGCGCGCGACCCGTCGTCCCTGATTTCCACAGAAACGCAGGTGTACTTCCGCGACACCCACGACCACGTCATCCAGATCCTGGACCTGGTGGAAACCTACCGCGACCTGGGGTCCTCGCTCACCGACCTGTACCTCTCGGCCGTGAGCAACCGAATGAACGAGATCATGAAGGTGCTCACCATCTTCGCGGCCGTGTTCATTCCGCTGGGGTTCATCACCGGCATCTACGGGATGGACGTGGAGCACCCCCGGGCGTGGTGGTGGGGGCTCCCCTTCATCTTCGGGCTGATGGCGGGCACCGCCCTCATCGTGCTGCTGTGGTTCGCCCGCAAGGGATGGCTGGCCCGGAACGAACCCTGAGCCACGCGTGCGGCGGGTAAAAAGTGGAAGTTTCTTGCTTGGCCGAACTTGTCCATTCACCTGCCGCGTCAGCTTCGCTCCTTTTGCAACCTGCCGTGCTGCACCGACTTGCGGCTTTGTCCGAAGACCGCACAGGAGTGGTGCGGCACGCCCGATCTGTCTGAAAACAATCGATTTGCAGCGCGTCGTGGTCGTTTCGGCGAGACGTCGGCGTCTACCTTCCGGGAGCCGGCGTCCGTTTCGCTCATCCTACCCTCCAGAGGACAACCCAATGATGATCCGCACCGTGATTGCGGCCCTGCCCCTCGTCCTCGTGCTTTCCGGCTGCGGCAGTTCCGTGACCGCGCCTGAGGAAGCGGAGACGACGACCGAAGTCTCCTTCTCCGGCCTCACCCCCGTCACCGATCCCGTCAAGGCCGACAGCTCGTCGCGCACCGGCGGCACGATGGGATCCGGGAACTAAACCGCGGCGAGCGGCGGGCCTGACTGCACCTCCAGCGCCGACACGAAACGGTCCGCGAGATCCAAGGTGCGCCGGGCGGCTTGCTGGGCCCGCGCCATCGCGGAGCGCCGCCGGATGGAATCCAGCGCGGCCTCCGCCGCCAGCACGATCTTGCCTTCGCGCCGGTCGCGGCCCGCGTCCATGGCCCGTTCGGCGTACGATTCGGCCACTTCCCAGTCCGCAAGGCTGGCCGCGCCGAAAGCCAGCCCCAGGAGCGCCCGCGCGGCGGAGTCTTCGCCGACGCCGGAGCGCAGCAACTCGTCCAGCCGCCCCGCCACGTCGCGGAACGTCGCTGCCTCGCCGGCCCCGCCCGCCGAACGGCCGATCATGCTCAGCACCAGCGCGCGCTCCGCCGCCGCGTGAAAGTGCGGCGCCAGCGCCTGCGCCACCCGGAGCGCCTCGGAAAACCTTCCCCGCAAAATCCAGTGGTACGCCACGTCGAACGCGAGGCGCGCGACCGCGCGGGAGTTGGCGCCGTACGCCGACAGCGCGAGTTCGGCGAAAACCTCGGTGGCTGGACCCGCCCCCGTTTCCAGCTCCACGCCGAACAGGTCGTGGTACGCGCTTCCCCGCAGCTCGTCCAGCCCGAACCGGTCGGACGCCTTGAGGCACCGCAGGTACGCCCGCTTGGCTGCCGGAAAGTTGCCCCGCTGGTAGTACAGGTTGCCGATGCCGGAGTAGGCGCGCGCATACACGCCGTGCTCGCCGCCGCGCCGGGCCTGTACGATCGCCCGGGCGTACCAGCTTTCCGCGCGGTCGTACTCCGCACGGCGGCGGGCCAGGCGGCCGACGGCATAGGCCAGCGCGGCGCTCTCGGGCGCCACCAGCGCCCCGGCCTGCGTGAATTCCAGCGCGGTGGCCAGGTGCCCCTGCTGCTCGGCCCACAGCGCCAGGCGCCGGCAGGCGTTCACCAGCAGGCGTTCGGGGATGGCGGCGGGGCTTTCCAGCACGCGCGCCATCACCGCCAGGGGAGCCGCCAGCTCTGGGTCGATGGAAAGCGCCTCCAGCTGCCGCGTCCGGCGTTCGGCGGCGGTCCCGGTGAACAGCCCGGATCGCCGGGCCGGCGGCGTCGACGCCCACAGCACCACGTCGCGCGCGCAGCGCCACAGCACCACCCCCAGCTCGCCCGCCACTTCGTCGACGATGCCCAGCGCGGGCATGGCCTCGGGCCCGCGGGTGAGCGCGGGCGGAACTCGCGTGCGGCGCCTGGCGGCGGGCACGGCCGGGCGGGACGACGGCATGGGCATGGTGGGTCGCGGAAGGGAGAACGCGATTTCGGCCGGAAACGTCTACTTCGTGAAGTTCATACCGATCGCCATCTCACGCAAGCCTGACGAGGCGAGGAACGGGTGGAAACGGCCGAGCCGCGGAGGGATCGATCCCCCCGCGGCTCGGCTCGTCCTGCACACGCCCGGCGACCTACGGGTTCGACGCCTCGAGCCCGATGTTCCAAATGCCTTCGTGCTGGGCCCGTGAAATGGGGATCCGCAGCTCCGGCTCGTCCGCGATCCGCACCCGCAGGAATCGATAGCGCGTGGGGACGGTAATGGCGTAGTCGGCCCGCGACGACGAGGCGTTGCGCACGCGCAGTCCGTCGGGCCGGGGCTCCAGCGATTCGGAGCGGCGCCCGGCGACGACCTGTGCCACGGCCTGTTCCGTATCGCGGAAGGTGAAGATGATGCCGCCCGCCCGCTGCCGCGACCGCACCTGCACGAGCACGTAGTTGCTGCCGGGGTTGAACGGCACCGGTGCCGAGGTGCCCGGCGCGGGGCCCTGCCGCTGCGCCTGCGGGCGCGGAAGCGGGGCGCGCTCCGCCGGCTTCACCGCGGCAGGGGCCGCGGCGGGCGCCGGCGCCACGGCCACCGGGGGTTCTTCGTGGCCCAAGACGCCCAGCACCTGCCGGGCGAAGGGGCCGGGCTGGTCTCCCGAAAGCGCCACGATGGCGCCGCCCACCCAGGCGCGCCCCGGCGGCGTGCCGAAGGCCACGGTGAGGAGGAGGGCGACGATGGCTGCGGCCTGCAGCATGGGGCGCTGCAGGAAGGGCGTGGCGGCCGGCCCGCGGTAGCGCGCGCGGCGAACCGCGGCCAGTGCCTGGTCGCGCCGGCCGGCGGGCACGGGCTCGTCCAGCGCGGAAAATAGCGAAGGAAGCGCCGCGAGTTCGTTTTCCACTCCCTGCAGCCGCGCCGTGCACGCCGCGCAGCCGGACACGTGGATCCGCGCGAGGCGGTGCTCGTCGCGGTCCATCAACCGGTCCATGTATCGAACGAGGTCGCCGTCCTCCAGGTGAGAACGCGGCCCACTGTCAGCAATCATCTCAAGCTCTCCGAAGTTGGCGCGAGCTCGGCGGCCAGCTTGTTGAGCGCGCGCGCCAGCATGGTGCCCACCGACCCCGTCGTGGTTCCTACCGCGGCGGCGATCTCGTGGTGGGCGAACCCCTCCTCCCTCATCAGCAGGACCGTCCGTTCCTTCAGGGACAGCCTGTCGAGCGCCGCGCGAACCGCCTTCTTGCGCTCCGCGCTCTCGGCGGCCGCGTCGGGCAGCGGCTGCACGTCGCCCATCGGCGCCCGGTCCGGCGACGCCGACAACAGCTTGAACCACCGCGTCCGCGCCCGCGCCGAGTCGCGCACCACGTTGGTGGCCACTGCGAACAGCCAGGCGCGCGGATGCCGGTCGGCCGGGGGCCGCTCCACCAGGCGGACGAACGCCTCCTGTGCGGCGTCGGCCGCCAGGTCGCTGTCGCCGGTAAGGCGCACGAGGTAGCGGAACAGCGCGTCGTAGTGCTCGTTGAAGAGCTCGGTAACGTTCAAGCGCTGTTCCGGTGAGGGCGAAGCAGGTGACAAGCAGATCCGTCCCTGAGCCGTGCGCTCACTGGTTCGGGTGTGGAACGGCTGGGCCGGCCGGTTTCTGACCGACGGCGGGAAATGCGCGGGAAGTTGGCGCGTGTGTGCAGAAACCTAACCGGCACCGCGCCCGGGCGGGAGGGGAGCCACCCGGTCCCGCGACCCTGGGGCGATCGGCCGCGTCCGTGATCATGGGGCCTTGTCCGCGCGGCGGATCTCGTTGACCAGCTGGTGCGCGCGGCGCGTCGTTTCCGGCTGGCGGTACCGGGGCGACAGGCGAAGCACCAGGTCCACCGCCGTTTCCAGGTCCATGCGGTGGCCGGCCGACACGTACACCGGCTTGGCCCCGGTCCGCGTCCGCAGCGCCACTCCCACCACTTCGCCCTCGTGCACGATGGGGCTGGTGTCGCCGCGCTCGCCGCCCAGCTCGCCGTGCGTGCCGACGAACAGGTTCTTGGCGCACCCCACGCTCGGCACGTCCCACAGCACCCCGCCGTGGCAGGCCAGGCCGAAGCGCCGGGGATGCGCGTAGCCCTGGCCGTCGAACACCACCACGTCGGGCTTCTGCTCCAGCCGCTCCCAGCACGCCTGCAGCGGCGGAAGCTCGCGGAACGACAGGTAGCCCGGAACGTAGGGAAAGCGCAGCTCGGCGGCGCTGGCGGACTGCTCCACCACCTCCAGCGTGTCGGCCCGCAGCACCACCAGTGCGGCGTATCCGTAGTGCTTGAAGCGCTCCACCGACACGTCGGCGCCGGCGACCAGCCGGGGCGAGAAGCCCGCCGGCGGATGACGGATGAGCTGTCCCCGCATCTCCTGCTGGATCTCGCGGGCCTGCGCCACGGTCATGTCCCAGCGGGGACGAGCGTCAGTTTCGGACACGGATGGTACTCATGGGTGGACAGTATACGCAAAAAGCGCGTGCGGGCCGCGCCACCGTGATGACCATCCCGGGGCCGCAACGGCGCGGGGGACGAACGGAAAGGTGGACACGCGGCGCAGGGCCGCTATCTTGCATTTCATCCACCTCGCAATCCCTCATCCGCACCCCGGCCGGAGTACCGCATGGAGCGAACCCGTTTTATCGAGCACAAGGGCAAGCGCATCCTGCTGCTGGACTATGCCGGCGCGCGGGACCCCGACGAGGCGGTGGCTTCCGTCCGCCAGTCGATGGAGTTCATCGCGCGGCAGCCGCTGAACTCGCTGCTGGTGATGACCGTGGTGCGCGATGCGCGCTACAACGCGGCCGTGCTGCAGGCCATGAAGGAGCTGGCCGCCCACAACGCGCCGTACGTACGGGCCAGCGCGGTCGTTGGGATGTCGGGGCTTCACCGCATCGCCTACCAGGCCGTGCTGATGTTTTCCAAGCGCAACATCAAGACCTTCGACGACGAGGCGCAGGCGCTGGATTGGCTGGTCAGCCAGGACTGAGGCGCCCCCGCCACGTGGATCGAGCCTTTCGCAGGAGGCCATCCGCCTGGCGCATTACTACCGCACCCACGTGGCTCCCGCCTCCGAGCCGGACTGAGCGCTGGCGTGATCCACGAAGAAGGCCCCGCCGCTCGGGATGAGCGGCGGGGCCTTCGCGCATGCCGCGGCCGGACGGCTTACTGCACCGAGACCAGCGTCACCTCGAACACGAGGATGGAATTGGGCGGAATGCTTCCCGCCGCCCTGTTGCCGTAGCCCAGGGACGGCGGAATGACCATCAGCCGCTTGCCGCCCACCTTCATCCCGGTAATGCCCTCGTCGAAGCCCGGAATGACCGCCCCGGTACCGAGCCGGAACGACAACGGCGCGCCGGAGGACAGCGAATCGAACACGCGGCCGTCGGGCAGCGAACCCTTGTAGTACACGCCCACCGTCTTGCCGCTCTGCGCCACCGCACCCGTGCCGACCGTCTTGTCGGCGTAGTACAGGCCGCTGGCGGTGCGCGTCATCGAATCCAGGTCTACGCCAAGGGTGGCGGCGAACCGGGTGTCCTCGATGCTCGTGGGAGAATCGCCGCACGCCCATGCAGCCAGGGGGAGCACGGCGAGGGCCAGGGCAAGAAGAATGCGACGCATGAGCCTCGGAAAGTCGGATGGTTTCACGGGTTGGAATCCCAATATAACACTTCGTCCAACTCGTTTCCACCGTTCATCCGGCCGCCGCGGGCGACGGATCGGGCACCGGCTCCAGCCTGGCCGTCCCGTCGGACTCCACCAGCCGCAGTAGCTGGCAGTTGGCGGGCATGAACTCGGCGAACCGGTTCGTCTCCTCGCCCGCGTAGTGCACCCGCGCCAGCCGGATGGGGGCGGTGTGGGTCACCGCCAGCGACACACGCCCGCGCCGGCGGATGCGCTCCAGCGCCGCGACCACCCGCTGGCGGACGGCGGGCAGCGTCTCGCGGCCATCCATCACGAACTTAGCCGGGTCTGCCTGCCAGCGCGCGAACTCCTCGGGAAACCGCTCGGAGATCTCGTCGTCCGTGAGCCCCGCCCAGGGGCCGACGTCCATCTCGCGGAGCGCGGCGTCCTCGTACAGCGGCAGCCCGCATGCTTCGGCCACGATCTCGGCCGTTTCGCGCGCGCGGGCGATGGGACTGCACCACACCTCGTCGATCCCCTGCTCGCGGACGCGCTCCGCCAGCTCGCGCGCCATCTCGCGCCCTGCGGGAAGCAGCGGCTCGGCGTCGATCCCCACGTTCACCCACCTCAGGTTGGCCGCCGTCACCCCGTGGCGGGCCAGGTACAGCCGTCCTGCGTTGCCCATGTTCGTCCCGTGCGGTGCGAAAAAATCCAGCTCCGGCCGGATGGAGTGCAACGCCCGCACCAGCTCACGATCGACAGGGCCGCACCCTGGACGCCCTGCGCCGGTTTTCCTAGCGCCGGCGCAGGAGCGAGGGAAGCTCCTGGAAATCCGCCGTCCGCGGCAGCGCCTGCAGCACCTCCGCCAGCTCGCCCGGCGGAACCATCAGCTTTCGCGTGTCCAGGTCCATCCACCCGCCCTGGATGGTGAGCAGCGCCGCCTCGCGCCCGTCCGCGCGCAGCACGTCCTGGTGCACGCGCCAGTGCGACACATCCGCCGAAAGGCCTGCGCAGCGCAGGGTGACCGTGAGCGAGTCGCCGAACCTCACCTCGCGCTTGTAGCGCACTTCCTCGCGCATCATCACCGGGCCAAAGCGAAGCTCCTCCAGCCGGGCCTGGGTGAAGCCCCGCCCCGCCAGCAGGCTGAAGCGCGTGTGGGTGGCGTACTCGCTGAACGCGGTGTTGCGCACGTGGCGGTTGCCGTCCAGGTCGGCCCAGCGCACCTCGAACCTGCACTCCCAGGCGGCATCGTCCCTCGTCATCTTCTCCCCGCGGTCCATCGGTTCATGGCTGCGGCGCGAACCTATGCCGGCATCCGGCGATGGACAATCCGCCTGGGGCTGAACTCCAAGCCTCGGCGGCGGTACTAGGGGGATCGTGCACCTTTCCCCTGCAGCCGGGACGAACATGCGCTGGCCGATCGCGGGACTTTGCGTCCTGGCCCTGACGGGATGCACCATCGCCGACGTCACCACGCCCCCAGGGCAGGACCGCCTGGTCGTGCAGGCCGTGCTGCGGACCAACCGGGTGGCGCAGCCCCTGATCCTCTACCGCTCCGTCGCCGCGAGCGAGGCACCTCCCGAGCGCGGGGCGCAGGTGGTGGTCACCCGCGACGACGGGGCCCGGTTCGTCTTTCGCGAGGCTCCGGTCGCGGCCTGCATTCCCGACGTTCCCAGCAACCCCGGGGGAACGCTGGGCGCCTGCTACGTAGGCCCCGGCGACCTGGGGTTCTGGGTGCTACCGGGCAGGACGTACGACCTGCAAGTGACCACCACGCGCGGCGAGGTGGCGCGCGGGCGCACGCAGGTGCCGGGGGCGTTCTCGCTGGTGGGCCTGCCCTTCGAGACACGCGAGCGCGTGGACGGCATCCCGCCCGAGCAGTGCCGGCTGCCGCCGGGCACCGTGGTGCCGGTGACGTGGACGCAGGCGCGCGGGGCGTGGGGGTACATTTCGCCGCTGCTCATCTTCGGCCTCTCCGCGCATGCCCAGTCGGGAGGGTTTCCCCCGCCGGCCGATCCGCTGGAGCTCGTGGGCGTGTCGGTGTCGTCCAGCGACACCACTACCCTGCTGCCGGACGAGTTCGGGGTCTTCGACCGCTTCAACCTGGACCAGGACCTCCTGCGCTTCCTGCAGGGCGGCTTTCCCAACGGCCTGAACCTGGTGCTGACCATTTCCGCCGCGGACCGCAACTACATCAACGGCGTCCGGGGAGGATCGTTCAACCCCTCGGGCCAGGTGCGCATTTCCAGCGTGGTCGGCGACGGCGTGGGGGTGTTCGGTTCGCTCGTGCCCCTCACCGCCCGAATGACGGTGGGCGGCAGCGGCGCCGTTCCGCCCTGCAAAGGCGGCTGAGTTTCGGGAGACGGAAGAATTGGGGAAATGCCGCCGGCCCGGGAGCGAGCTCCCGGGCCGGCGCTGCTTCAGCGCAGGGTGGCGCCGATGGAGTAGGTGACGGAAACCGACGCGCGGACCATCTGTTCGGCCGGGTTGATGGGGGTAGGCGCGCTTTCGGCCATGTTCGCCATCGCATCCCGGGCGTACATCACCGGCGGCTGCGGCACCATGCCGAACTCGGCCGTGTGCGCCTCGTGCACGGCGCCCAGCTGCACGCCCAGGGCGGCGGCGACGGACTCGGCATCGGCGCGGGCGCGGCGGACGGCGTCGGCGATGGCCTGCTGGCGGAAGCGCTGGGGATCGCGCAGGCCGAAGCGCACGCCGTGCACCCGGTTGGCCCCGGCCTGCAGCGCCGCGTCGATCACCTGGCCCACGCGGGCGATGTCGTGCAGCGTGGCCGACACGGTGTTCATCACCCGGTAGCCCCGGATGCGCGGCTCGCCCGATTCCATGCTGCGCGGGTCGTAGTCGGGAAACACGTTGTAGTCGCGTGTCTCGATGCGCTCGCGGGGCACGCCCGCCCTCACCAGTGCCGCGATCACCCGCTCCATCCGCTGCGCGTTCTCTGCCGCGGCGGCCTGCGCGGTGGCGCCCGTGGTCTCCACGGCAAAGTCCGCCGTCGCCTGGTCGGGGGCGGCGCGCACCTGCCCCGTGCCGGTCACGCGGATCACGCGCTCGGCGGCATTCGTCTGCGCAGCGGCGAACGGCGCGGCCACGGCGCTCGCGACGAGCACGGCCGCGAACAGGCCGGCATCTCTCATCCTCATCATCCTCATCCTCATCCTCCCATGTCGCTGATCTGTCCCATCGCCGCCGGAAGGGCGGCCCGGAAACGTTGATACCCTGCCATGCGGGGCGAGGTTGCGCCGGGTACAAAAGGGAGGGCCCGGAGCGGGGAGGCTCCGGGCCCATGGGGGGGGGGGAAGGCAGCGTCGAGGCGTAGGTGGGGTCGTGGTGCGGCGAGTCGAGGTAGGATGGGTACTGCGGATGAGAAAAGAACTGCCGGGCCACCGTCGCTGTCCCCCCCAAGATCGTTGTGCCCTGTCGGGCGCTAGCGACTCTCCAAAGGGCAAGGGCGGGGCCAAGGTGGGGCACATTGCAACATCCTTGATATCAAAGGACTTAAGCCCCCCTTGCGGTGCATCTGGGCGGGTATTGCCGTGGACACGGGGGGACAGGTGGGGCGGCGCTGTCCCACAGCATCGGCCCCGAAGTCTCATTCCAGGGGAACGGGGCCGCGCGACCGACGTATGAAGCGTTTCACTCTGTAACTCGCGGGCGGGACGGCGGATGGCCAGGAAGTACGGGATCAAGGAAGTGTTCGCCACGCTGCAGGGCGAAGGAGCGCAGGCGGGGATGCCCGCGGTGTTCCTTCGCTTCGCGGGGTGCAACCTGGGCTACGACGTGTGTCCGTGGTGCGACACCGACTGGGTGAAGGCCGAGTACACGCTCGACCTTGGGGACACGCTGGACCTCGTGCGCCGCACGGCGTGGGAGGGCTTCGGGGGGGAGGTTCCGGGGCTGCTGCTGGTGGCCACCGGCGGCGAGCCCAGCCTGCAGCTGGACCGCCCCCTGTCCGATGCGCTGCGGGAACGTGGCTACCGCATCTCCATGGAATCCAACGGGTCGCGCCCGGTGGACCGCTCGCTCGTGGACTGGCTGACGGTGTCGCCCAAGCAGGCGGAGTTCGCGCAGAAGGAGGGCGACGAGCTGAAGCTGCTGTTCACCGGGGGCGCCGTCCCGGGCATCACCCCCGACGCAGACGCGGTGCGCCGCATCGCCGCGGACACCCGGTTCGCCCACTACTTCCTGCAGGCGGTGGACGTGCCGACG
This Longimicrobium sp. DNA region includes the following protein-coding sequences:
- a CDS encoding histidine phosphatase family protein, with the protein product MGNAGRLYLARHGVTAANLRWVNVGIDAEPLLPAGREMARELAERVREQGIDEVWCSPIARARETAEIVAEACGLPLYEDAALREMDVGPWAGLTDDEISERFPEEFARWQADPAKFVMDGRETLPAVRQRVVAALERIRRRGRVSLAVTHTAPIRLARVHYAGEETNRFAEFMPANCQLLRLVESDGTARLEPVPDPSPAAAG
- a CDS encoding thioesterase family protein; the protein is MTRDDAAWECRFEVRWADLDGNRHVRNTAFSEYATHTRFSLLAGRGFTQARLEELRFGPVMMREEVRYKREVRFGDSLTVTLRCAGLSADVSHWRVHQDVLRADGREAALLTIQGGWMDLDTRKLMVPPGELAEVLQALPRTADFQELPSLLRRR
- a CDS encoding STAS/SEC14 domain-containing protein — protein: MERTRFIEHKGKRILLLDYAGARDPDEAVASVRQSMEFIARQPLNSLLVMTVVRDARYNAAVLQAMKELAAHNAPYVRASAVVGMSGLHRIAYQAVLMFSKRNIKTFDDEAQALDWLVSQD
- the corA gene encoding magnesium/cobalt transporter CorA, with the translated sequence MSLNRRDLFRLPLARLSAAVADEPLQRPRPAPGSEPGLLMSHPEAAPPRVRVIAYGPLEITECEVDDLALLETMAGRWPVLWVNVDGVAHAPTLQRIGDIFGLHRLALEDLGEQAQRPKAEAYDDHLFVITRMARLTPALDLEQIAVFLGADFVLTFQERPGDVLDPLRQRIRNGHGRLRRAGADYLAYAVIDSIVDHYFPVTESYADRLDDIEDEVVGRPTRDTMNRLHLVKRDMMALRRAVWPMRDALSTLARDPSSLISTETQVYFRDTHDHVIQILDLVETYRDLGSSLTDLYLSAVSNRMNEIMKVLTIFAAVFIPLGFITGIYGMDVEHPRAWWWGLPFIFGLMAGTALIVLLWFARKGWLARNEP
- a CDS encoding FKBP-type peptidyl-prolyl cis-trans isomerase translates to MRRILLALALAVLPLAAWACGDSPTSIEDTRFAATLGVDLDSMTRTASGLYYADKTVGTGAVAQSGKTVGVYYKGSLPDGRVFDSLSSGAPLSFRLGTGAVIPGFDEGITGMKVGGKRLMVIPPSLGYGNRAAGSIPPNSILVFEVTLVSVQ
- a CDS encoding RNA polymerase sigma factor, whose product is MNVTELFNEHYDALFRYLVRLTGDSDLAADAAQEAFVRLVERPPADRHPRAWLFAVATNVVRDSARARTRWFKLLSASPDRAPMGDVQPLPDAAAESAERKKAVRAALDRLSLKERTVLLMREEGFAHHEIAAAVGTTTGSVGTMLARALNKLAAELAPTSESLR
- a CDS encoding SIMPL domain-containing protein, with translation MMRMRDAGLFAAVLVASAVAAPFAAAQTNAAERVIRVTGTGQVRAAPDQATADFAVETTGATAQAAAAENAQRMERVIAALVRAGVPRERIETRDYNVFPDYDPRSMESGEPRIRGYRVMNTVSATLHDIARVGQVIDAALQAGANRVHGVRFGLRDPQRFRQQAIADAVRRARADAESVAAALGVQLGAVHEAHTAEFGMVPQPPVMYARDAMANMAESAPTPINPAEQMVRASVSVTYSIGATLR
- the nfi gene encoding deoxyribonuclease V (cleaves DNA at apurinic or apyrimidinic sites), which gives rise to MTVAQAREIQQEMRGQLIRHPPAGFSPRLVAGADVSVERFKHYGYAALVVLRADTLEVVEQSASAAELRFPYVPGYLSFRELPPLQACWERLEQKPDVVVFDGQGYAHPRRFGLACHGGVLWDVPSVGCAKNLFVGTHGELGGERGDTSPIVHEGEVVGVALRTRTGAKPVYVSAGHRMDLETAVDLVLRLSPRYRQPETTRRAHQLVNEIRRADKAP
- a CDS encoding response regulator is translated as MTLSTVLLVEDNEDNRTIYTTILRHVGHDVIEASNGEDGIRLALERQPNVILMDVAMPGIDGWEATRRLKGDPQTARIPVIALTAHAMAEDRQRAVDAGCEGYLAKPIEPRRVVEEVARMLARIAAAE
- a CDS encoding tetratricopeptide repeat protein codes for the protein MPMPSSRPAVPAARRRTRVPPALTRGPEAMPALGIVDEVAGELGVVLWRCARDVVLWASTPPARRSGLFTGTAAERRTRQLEALSIDPELAAPLAVMARVLESPAAIPERLLVNACRRLALWAEQQGHLATALEFTQAGALVAPESAALAYAVGRLARRRAEYDRAESWYARAIVQARRGGEHGVYARAYSGIGNLYYQRGNFPAAKRAYLRCLKASDRFGLDELRGSAYHDLFGVELETGAGPATEVFAELALSAYGANSRAVARLAFDVAYHWILRGRFSEALRVAQALAPHFHAAAERALVLSMIGRSAGGAGEAATFRDVAGRLDELLRSGVGEDSAARALLGLAFGAASLADWEVAESYAERAMDAGRDRREGKIVLAAEAALDSIRRRSAMARAQQAARRTLDLADRFVSALEVQSGPPLAAV